A region of the Bacillota bacterium genome:
TCTGCTGGCCACTCAACGCCGGGGCCTCCGTTCCACCTGAGCACGGCTCGGGTTGAACTCATACAGCCCGTACCGAGGGGGAGCCGGTCGTGCCTGCCTTCTCCAGGATGTAGGCGTTGCGCCCGGCCTGCCGCACGAACCCCGTCACGGCGTAGCCCCGAGCGAAGTAGTGGGTGAACACCTCACGGGCGTGCAGGCGCCACCGCAGCGCCAGATCGGGGTCGCTCCTGAGAAGGTGGCCGAAGTGTTCGGGGATGGCAACGCCGAGCCGGGGGGCTTCGAGGTCCAGGACGGCCTGCGCGGGCTTTTCGCCATCGACCACGTTGGCCCACGCCACGCCCGGCGCCTCTTCCGCACTCGCCCCGGCGCCTCGGCCCCCCGGATCGAGCAGCCGCCTCACGTGTTGTGCGACCCGGGAGCTTGCCAGATCCCACTCCGCCAAGAACCGGTCGGTCGGGGCGCCCGCGTTCACGCCGCTCAGCGGCCCGTAGAAGTCGGGCAGGTACGTCCGGACGACGCAGCCGAGCTTTCGCACGTTGAAGCTCGCGTTGAGCCCCACGAGGGGATCGTACGTCCACACCACCTGCTCGATGCCCCGGGCCAGGCACCAGTCGCGCTGGAACAACTTGAGGCGAACGCCCAGCCCCGTGCGCCGGTAAGCCGGTAGCACGGCGAGCATGTGTGAGTGCTGCCGCCTGGGGTCGGCCGTGGGAAAGCCGAAGACGAACCCAACCATCTGCTCCCCGTCAAACGCCCCTGCCACGAGCCCGCCCTCGTGGGCGATAGCAATCATGGCCGCGCCGGGAACGACGTCGGCGTCGTCCATGTGCCATGCCGCCCGCTGCAACGCCTCGGTTTGCTTGAACTCCGCAGGGGATGAAAGCTCCCGGATGGCCGCGCCCATCAAGCGCCGACGGCCCTTCGGTCAAGGGTGACGCGCTCCAGCACCGCCCGGTTGAGCGTTACGCCGATCCCCGGCCCGCCGGGCACCGGCATCAAGCCGCGCGTGGCTTCGAGGGGTTCGTTTACGATGTCGGCCTCCCAGTAGCGGCTGGCACTTGCCACATCGCCGGGCTTCGTGAAGTTTAGCAGCGTGGAGATGTGGATGTTGTGGGCCCGCCCGACGCCTGCTTCCAGCATCCCGCCGCACCACACCGGTACCTCGAACGCTGCCGCCACGTCGTGCAGGCGCCGGGCCTCCACGTGCCCCCCGACCCGCCCTATCTTGATGTTGATGACCCGCCCCGCTCCTCCGGCCAGCGCCTTGCGGGCATCGCGGGCGCTGGTGATGGACTCGTCCAGGCAGATGGCGGTGCGCAGACGGGCCTGGAGCGCCGCGTGGTCGTGCAGGTCGTCGTAGGCGAGCGGCTGCTCGATGTAGTCGAGGCCGAAGCGGTCGAGTTCCACGAAAGTCGGCAGGTCGGCGAGCGTATAGGCGGAGTTGGCGTCGACGGTCAGGGGGACGTCCGGGAAACGCTCCCGCACCGCCGCCACCACTTTCACGTCCCAGCCGGGCTTGATCTTGAGCTTGATGCGCCGGTACCCCTCGGCGAGGTGCCGTTCGACCGCGTCCAGGGTGGCCTCGATGGACGGCTGGATGCCCAAGCTCACCCCGACGGGCACCTCCCGGCGAACTCCGCCCAGCAACTGCCAGAGCGGCACGCCAAGCGACCGGGACCACAGATCCCAGAAGGCCGTCTCAACGGCCGCCTTGGCCATCCGGTTGCCCCGGATGAACGCCAGCGCCGCCACCAACGCTTCGGGGTTAGAGAAGTCCTGCCCCAGGACGCGGGGCACAATCGCCTCCTCGAGCACGGAGCGGGCCGTGCCGATGGTCTCTTCCCGGTACAGCGGCACTTCCTCGGCGACGCACTCGCCGTACCCCTCGATGCCGCCCCCGTACAGCGTCACGAGCAGGATCGTGCGCTCGGCGGTGGTGCCAAACGAGGTCTGGAAGGTGAACTTGAGCGGCAAGCGGATGATGCGCAATTCAGCCCGTTCGACGCGCACCTGCAGGTGGCCTCCCGCCGTGCCCGCAATGCAAGGGGCATCGAGTGTCGAAGAAGGAGGTTCCCGGTGGCGGGCGGTTCTCCTCCCGGGGACACCCTGTGGGGTTGCCCCCGGCCGTTTTGCCGGCCACCTTTCACGCCAGGGATGGGCCGGTGCCCGGCGAAATGGCAGGAGGGCGGGCCGGGAGGCGCGCCCCGGGACGGG
Encoded here:
- a CDS encoding GNAT family N-acetyltransferase; this encodes MGAAIRELSSPAEFKQTEALQRAAWHMDDADVVPGAAMIAIAHEGGLVAGAFDGEQMVGFVFGFPTADPRRQHSHMLAVLPAYRRTGLGVRLKLFQRDWCLARGIEQVVWTYDPLVGLNASFNVRKLGCVVRTYLPDFYGPLSGVNAGAPTDRFLAEWDLASSRVAQHVRRLLDPGGRGAGASAEEAPGVAWANVVDGEKPAQAVLDLEAPRLGVAIPEHFGHLLRSDPDLALRWRLHAREVFTHYFARGYAVTGFVRQAGRNAYILEKAGTTGSPSVRAV
- the menC gene encoding o-succinylbenzoate synthase yields the protein MRVERAELRIIRLPLKFTFQTSFGTTAERTILLVTLYGGGIEGYGECVAEEVPLYREETIGTARSVLEEAIVPRVLGQDFSNPEALVAALAFIRGNRMAKAAVETAFWDLWSRSLGVPLWQLLGGVRREVPVGVSLGIQPSIEATLDAVERHLAEGYRRIKLKIKPGWDVKVVAAVRERFPDVPLTVDANSAYTLADLPTFVELDRFGLDYIEQPLAYDDLHDHAALQARLRTAICLDESITSARDARKALAGGAGRVINIKIGRVGGHVEARRLHDVAAAFEVPVWCGGMLEAGVGRAHNIHISTLLNFTKPGDVASASRYWEADIVNEPLEATRGLMPVPGGPGIGVTLNRAVLERVTLDRRAVGA